Proteins from a genomic interval of Leptospiraceae bacterium:
- a CDS encoding PAS domain S-box protein, which translates to MAFCAHAILGEEVFVVPDPAEDKRFFDNPVVTNSPNVKFYAGAPLITPDGFSIGTLCVIDKKPRNLNKGQLEALSALSRSVITLLELRLKLSESQEQLQQIKEMQNENKKIQLEKIESDAIFFDLFENTSDLIQNIRLEDGRFIYVNPSWIKILGYQKEELQNLNFKDIIHPDSLKHCLNIFREAANGNDVPIFEATFISKNGKKIFIQGSNGCVWKNGKPFSTRGIFRDITDYKITELALLDSNAKIRDFGKAINENSIMVFTDQKGIITYANDMFAKISKFSKEELIGKTHKIVNSGFHPKEFFKDMWDIIKTGEVWRGEIKNKAKDGSFYWVDTTIVPFVNVEGNIYQYLAIRRDITKSKIAEQALRESELKFRAVTEMANASIITVNVSGEIVGWNLAAENTFGYSKEEILGKSITIIMPDEYKEAHLQGMENHKSTGEFRVVGKTVELKGLRKNGTIFPLELSLSKYDIMSEEFFTGYIQDISIRKSTELALKQSEAQYRSLVENAPDIIMEIDLDNNIIFINRIVSGLTKDQVIGVNALNFVAPEFRKIVWEKHDRVRRLKQIESYETQFLHPNGSVTWYFTFASPMLLGGEIKGITLITRDISESKHLQQKLIDQNNFIQKVTDSIPALISYWNFDLSLGFANSAYLESIGKKRNDIIGKQMNEILDTTLHQEKKPYMESVLNGETSSFERALPNEDGTLSYTWVQYIPDFQNETVKGFLVLATDINQIKQAEKSLYETQNKLTEILESIPEGIIECNLNLEIVYANKSAERIFEMDLAEIKEHYFDFQKWKRYDKEGNSYIPKEYPIQVAIQKQEEIGPIIQFIENDFGTKKWLSIHAVPLFDKAGNLYGAVATFGDITERQEFQNKIIAAKEEAELAKVSADLANKAKSEFLANISHEIRTPMNAILGFGELLNSKLEEESLKQFASSIVTSGKVLLRLINDVLDLSKIEAGKIELNYAPIHILKSFEEIQIIFSQKVQEKGLDFLIEIDPSLPTMLVLDEMRLRQVLLNLVGNSIKFTEKGYVKVSVSKINTNESNQTIDLIIGIDDTGIGIPEVDKEKIFEAFAQTAGQNQEKYGGTGLGLTIARKLVTLMNGEITLSSKVGVGTTFAIVLRNLKVINNPNLVSVKTVDSIKLNADIQFEPAIILLVDDVSLNRELIIQFLKKYPELKIIEAENGKIAIDMANEYKPDLILMDIKMPVMNGLEAIQIIKKIDSISKTPIIALTASAFEKTKLTVTAITDGYIQKPVSRQELLLILSTFLKKKEPIKTIPKINSLDNIDIPLKTNFKRSKELYQRITQEKIQQCKELLDVLDITESINFGSEMQLLGKEFNYEPLIKWGNDLEKYARQFDSNNINSILKKFEHIIKELQD; encoded by the coding sequence TTGGCTTTTTGTGCACATGCAATTTTAGGGGAAGAAGTTTTTGTTGTTCCTGATCCTGCAGAGGATAAACGTTTTTTTGATAATCCAGTAGTAACAAATTCTCCTAACGTTAAATTTTATGCAGGAGCACCACTTATTACGCCTGACGGATTTTCAATTGGAACATTATGCGTAATAGATAAAAAACCAAGAAATTTGAATAAAGGTCAACTAGAAGCTTTGTCAGCACTAAGTAGAAGTGTAATCACCTTATTAGAACTACGGTTAAAGTTAAGTGAAAGTCAAGAACAATTACAGCAAATCAAGGAAATGCAGAACGAAAATAAAAAGATTCAATTAGAAAAAATAGAATCTGATGCAATTTTTTTTGATCTATTTGAAAACACTAGTGATTTGATTCAAAACATTCGACTCGAAGACGGGCGGTTTATTTATGTTAACCCTTCTTGGATAAAAATACTAGGCTATCAAAAGGAAGAATTGCAAAATCTAAACTTTAAAGATATAATTCATCCGGACAGTTTAAAACATTGTCTAAATATATTCAGAGAAGCAGCAAACGGAAATGATGTACCTATATTTGAAGCTACTTTTATTTCTAAAAATGGAAAGAAAATTTTTATTCAAGGCTCTAACGGTTGCGTATGGAAAAACGGAAAACCATTTTCCACAAGAGGAATTTTTAGAGATATAACAGATTATAAAATTACAGAATTAGCACTCCTTGATTCCAATGCAAAAATTCGAGATTTCGGAAAAGCAATTAATGAAAATAGTATTATGGTTTTTACGGATCAAAAAGGAATTATCACTTACGCAAATGATATGTTTGCCAAAATCTCAAAATTCTCTAAAGAAGAGTTAATCGGAAAAACACACAAAATTGTAAATTCTGGATTTCATCCGAAAGAATTTTTTAAAGATATGTGGGATATAATTAAAACTGGTGAAGTTTGGAGAGGGGAAATTAAAAATAAGGCTAAGGATGGATCTTTTTACTGGGTCGACACAACTATCGTCCCATTTGTGAATGTAGAAGGAAATATCTATCAGTATTTGGCTATCCGTAGAGATATTACTAAAAGTAAGATTGCAGAACAAGCCCTAAGAGAAAGCGAATTGAAATTTAGAGCAGTAACCGAAATGGCAAATGCTTCGATAATAACAGTTAACGTTTCAGGTGAAATTGTTGGCTGGAATCTAGCTGCTGAGAATACGTTCGGTTATTCGAAAGAGGAAATACTAGGAAAATCGATCACAATTATTATGCCGGATGAATACAAAGAAGCTCATTTACAAGGTATGGAGAATCATAAGTCTACAGGAGAATTTCGAGTAGTAGGAAAAACAGTAGAATTAAAAGGTTTAAGGAAAAACGGAACCATATTTCCGCTTGAACTATCTCTTTCGAAATATGATATAATGTCTGAAGAGTTCTTTACTGGCTATATTCAAGATATTTCAATACGCAAGTCTACCGAACTAGCATTAAAACAAAGTGAAGCACAATATCGATCATTGGTTGAGAACGCGCCTGATATTATTATGGAGATAGATCTAGATAATAATATTATATTTATAAATAGAATTGTAAGCGGACTTACAAAGGATCAGGTAATAGGTGTTAATGCACTAAATTTCGTAGCACCGGAATTCAGAAAGATTGTATGGGAAAAACATGATAGAGTGAGACGACTCAAACAGATTGAGAGTTATGAAACCCAGTTTTTACATCCGAATGGAAGTGTTACTTGGTATTTTACATTTGCTAGCCCTATGCTTTTGGGAGGCGAAATCAAAGGGATAACTTTAATTACCCGTGACATTTCTGAAAGTAAACATTTACAACAAAAACTGATTGATCAAAATAATTTTATTCAAAAAGTCACAGACTCAATTCCAGCTTTAATAAGTTATTGGAATTTTGATCTTAGTTTAGGATTTGCGAACAGTGCCTATTTAGAATCGATTGGAAAAAAACGAAACGATATAATCGGAAAACAAATGAACGAAATTCTTGATACCACATTGCATCAAGAAAAAAAACCATACATGGAAAGTGTTTTAAATGGAGAAACTTCTTCTTTCGAAAGAGCCTTACCAAATGAGGATGGAACACTCTCCTATACTTGGGTTCAATATATTCCCGATTTTCAAAATGAAACAGTAAAAGGTTTTCTTGTTCTTGCGACCGACATTAACCAAATAAAACAAGCCGAAAAATCCTTGTATGAAACTCAAAATAAACTTACTGAAATTTTAGAATCAATACCGGAAGGAATTATTGAATGTAATTTAAATCTTGAAATAGTTTATGCAAATAAAAGTGCTGAAAGAATTTTTGAAATGGACTTAGCCGAAATCAAAGAGCACTATTTTGATTTTCAAAAATGGAAACGATATGATAAAGAGGGTAATAGCTATATACCAAAAGAATATCCAATACAAGTTGCAATCCAAAAACAGGAAGAAATAGGTCCAATTATTCAATTCATAGAAAATGACTTCGGAACTAAAAAATGGTTATCCATACATGCAGTTCCATTATTTGACAAAGCTGGAAATTTATATGGTGCTGTTGCGACCTTTGGAGATATTACAGAAAGGCAAGAATTTCAGAATAAAATTATCGCAGCAAAAGAAGAAGCAGAACTAGCTAAAGTTTCTGCTGATTTGGCAAATAAAGCAAAAAGTGAATTTTTAGCAAACATAAGTCACGAAATTAGAACTCCAATGAATGCAATTTTGGGCTTTGGTGAATTACTCAATTCAAAATTGGAAGAGGAGTCTTTAAAACAATTTGCATCTTCCATTGTAACAAGCGGGAAAGTATTATTAAGATTAATTAATGACGTACTCGATCTCTCAAAAATTGAAGCCGGAAAAATTGAATTAAATTATGCACCAATTCATATCTTAAAAAGTTTTGAGGAAATACAAATAATTTTCTCTCAAAAAGTTCAGGAGAAAGGATTAGATTTTTTAATAGAAATAGACCCATCTTTACCAACCATGTTAGTTTTAGATGAAATGAGGCTCAGACAAGTGCTTTTAAATTTGGTAGGTAACTCTATTAAATTTACTGAGAAAGGTTACGTCAAAGTATCCGTTTCCAAAATAAATACAAATGAATCAAATCAAACAATTGATTTAATTATCGGAATAGATGATACGGGAATTGGCATTCCAGAAGTGGATAAGGAGAAAATTTTCGAAGCTTTTGCTCAAACTGCTGGGCAGAATCAAGAAAAATACGGTGGTACCGGATTGGGTTTAACCATCGCCCGAAAATTAGTTACATTAATGAATGGTGAGATTACCCTCTCAAGCAAAGTAGGAGTAGGTACGACTTTCGCTATTGTACTTAGAAATTTGAAAGTCATAAATAATCCAAACCTTGTTAGTGTAAAAACCGTAGATTCAATAAAACTTAATGCAGATATTCAATTTGAACCAGCCATCATTTTACTAGTCGATGATGTTTCTCTAAATCGTGAGTTGATCATTCAGTTTCTAAAAAAATATCCTGAATTGAAAATCATAGAAGCCGAAAATGGAAAAATAGCTATTGATATGGCTAATGAATATAAGCCGGATTTAATTTTAATGGATATAAAAATGCCTGTCATGAATGGACTTGAAGCAATTCAGATTATAAAAAAAATCGATTCAATTTCAAAAACTCCAATAATAGCGTTAACTGCTTCAGCTTTTGAAAAAACAAAACTCACCGTGACAGCTATTACAGATGGTTATATACAAAAACCTGTTAGTCGACAAGAATTGCTTCTAATTCTTTCTACTTTTTTAAAGAAAAAAGAACCTATAAAAACAATTCCAAAAATAAACTCTTTGGATAATATTGATATTCCACTTAAAACTAATTTTAAAAGAAGTAAAGAACTGTACCAACGTATTACGCAGGAAAAAATTCAACAATGCAAAGAGTTGTTAGATGTTTTGGATATTACTGAAAGTATAAATTTTGGATCAGAAATGCAATTACTCGGGAAGGAATTTAATTACGAACCGTTAATCAAATGGGGAAATGATTTAGAAAAATATGCACGCCAATTTGATAGTAATAATATAAATTCTATACTAAAAAAGTTTGAACACATAATCAAAGAATTACAGGATTAA